In Pseudoalteromonas sp. NC201, a single window of DNA contains:
- a CDS encoding SUMF1/EgtB/PvdO family nonheme iron enzyme: protein MRIAPLTFIVSASILAMGTVAQSAMAQDTATVTAIESELSNKQSELDRYSVVLEKHLAEETRLQSQLELLRKRSGELDKEKNQALDAMNELYRRLIDDPSIDISSAQTRYQQAVTDHKQNKEDIAMQIAAIASQRKDIEQVRVTKHTLVNTLENLKDQLGTARVERLRNEFTREGTLEVDHTINCKRTETLAACEQRGQQMGLQKATKRFIDQIFANLTESRVVEPKRNMAGAQVQVVSSHVVNSGFSGQGNYNVNLSVTMRGDVNSSRLCNLLSLDNRYCAEYGTPLAVNYQSNYSTVYSDNQLTFSDEQSEPVEVATITKQPVVETPLVKKSQTADKTVELTLRSNVYDDEVFINGVSYGATKTTVAIPAGFYDVEIRKLGYEPYKARINLRAAQTINAKLVKKRQSVTSVVTKKPEPEAQQVQVVAVATTENKLAIIPAGTFKMGDLTGNGLPNERPVVEKVLSHSYAMQSTEVTVAAFRRFAQSTGYKTLAEQGKGCAYYKNGEPVWELEYNWENPGYEQSDNFPVVCVAYDDAKAYANWLSGEKGQQFRLPNEVEWEYAARAGTASEYPWGNEIGRNLANCGWCGSEWSNKSPSPVAQFSPNSYGLYDTVGNVWEWTQKRASQSDVTVRGGAWNFAPSLARVSTRLALAPDFRANYIGFRLVRER, encoded by the coding sequence ATGCGAATTGCTCCTTTAACTTTTATTGTCTCGGCCTCGATCCTGGCCATGGGTACTGTTGCTCAAAGCGCTATGGCGCAAGATACTGCAACGGTCACTGCCATCGAGTCTGAATTGTCTAACAAGCAAAGCGAATTAGACAGATACTCGGTCGTTTTAGAAAAACACCTAGCAGAGGAAACGCGTCTGCAGTCTCAACTTGAGTTATTGAGAAAACGTTCAGGTGAGTTAGACAAAGAAAAAAATCAGGCCTTAGACGCAATGAATGAGTTGTATCGTCGGCTAATTGATGATCCTTCCATTGATATTTCTTCTGCGCAAACGCGGTATCAACAAGCTGTGACAGATCACAAGCAGAACAAAGAAGACATTGCGATGCAAATTGCGGCGATTGCATCACAACGTAAAGATATTGAGCAAGTCCGTGTGACTAAGCACACCTTAGTAAATACGCTTGAAAACTTAAAAGATCAGCTTGGCACAGCGCGAGTAGAGCGACTACGTAATGAGTTTACTCGTGAAGGTACACTAGAAGTAGATCACACGATTAACTGTAAACGCACAGAGACCTTGGCGGCTTGTGAACAGCGTGGTCAGCAAATGGGGCTTCAAAAAGCAACCAAGCGCTTTATTGACCAGATTTTTGCAAACCTAACCGAGAGTCGTGTTGTTGAGCCAAAACGCAATATGGCTGGCGCGCAGGTTCAAGTGGTTAGCAGCCATGTTGTAAATAGTGGGTTTAGTGGACAAGGCAACTACAACGTTAACCTCAGTGTGACGATGCGTGGTGATGTAAATAGCAGCCGCTTATGTAACTTGTTGAGCTTAGACAATCGTTATTGTGCTGAGTATGGCACTCCGCTTGCCGTAAATTACCAGTCGAACTACTCGACAGTCTACAGTGATAACCAACTGACTTTTTCGGACGAACAAAGTGAGCCGGTTGAAGTTGCGACTATTACAAAGCAGCCCGTCGTGGAGACCCCTCTTGTAAAAAAGTCACAAACGGCTGATAAAACAGTCGAGTTAACTTTAAGATCAAATGTTTACGACGACGAAGTATTTATTAATGGAGTCAGTTACGGCGCGACAAAAACGACAGTAGCAATTCCTGCTGGATTTTATGATGTTGAGATCCGGAAATTAGGTTATGAACCTTATAAAGCACGCATTAACCTACGAGCTGCGCAAACCATTAATGCGAAATTGGTGAAGAAACGCCAATCGGTAACGTCTGTTGTAACGAAAAAGCCTGAGCCTGAAGCGCAACAAGTACAAGTGGTCGCCGTAGCAACCACCGAAAATAAGCTCGCTATTATCCCTGCGGGCACTTTTAAAATGGGCGACCTGACGGGTAATGGTTTACCAAATGAGCGTCCCGTTGTTGAAAAAGTGTTGAGCCATTCATATGCCATGCAGAGCACTGAGGTTACAGTGGCGGCTTTTCGCCGTTTTGCGCAAAGCACAGGATATAAAACCTTAGCCGAACAAGGTAAAGGCTGCGCATACTATAAAAATGGCGAACCGGTTTGGGAGCTTGAATATAATTGGGAAAACCCAGGTTACGAGCAATCAGATAATTTTCCCGTTGTGTGTGTTGCCTATGACGATGCCAAAGCATATGCCAACTGGTTATCTGGTGAAAAAGGGCAGCAATTTAGATTACCCAATGAAGTTGAATGGGAATATGCGGCGCGTGCAGGCACTGCATCTGAGTACCCATGGGGTAATGAAATCGGAAGAAACCTAGCTAATTGTGGTTGGTGTGGCAGTGAGTGGTCTAATAAAAGTCCTTCACCAGTTGCCCAATTTTCACCGAATAGCTATGGCTTATATGATACTGTAGGAAACGTTTGGGAGTGGACGCAAAAGCGTGCTTCTCAGAGCGATGTTACAGTGCGTGGCGGTGCATGGAACTTCGCGCCGAGTTTGGCTCGAGTGTCAACTCGCTTAGCGTTAGCGCCAGATTTTAGAGCGAATTATATAGGTTTTCGACTTGTTCGAGAGCGATAA